The proteins below are encoded in one region of Cytophagia bacterium CHB2:
- a CDS encoding NUDIX hydrolase → MEFEYTYCPKCSGKLETRFVEGRERQVCSQCGFIFYRNPIPAAAVILRNDDGVLLVQRAIEPRAGDWCLPAGFMEWNEGPEQTAIREVKEETNLDIALRGIYGVYPGSDYPAYKIVLIVYWGEILGGELRPGDDAKDTKFFKLAELPENIAFRIHSNILNALKNEGEGR, encoded by the coding sequence ATGGAATTCGAATATACCTATTGTCCCAAATGTTCGGGTAAACTCGAAACGCGATTCGTGGAAGGCCGTGAACGCCAGGTTTGTTCGCAGTGCGGATTTATTTTTTATCGCAATCCCATCCCGGCGGCCGCCGTCATTTTAAGAAACGATGACGGGGTTTTGCTGGTGCAACGCGCGATCGAGCCGCGCGCCGGCGATTGGTGCCTGCCGGCGGGATTCATGGAGTGGAATGAAGGGCCGGAGCAAACTGCCATTCGCGAAGTGAAAGAAGAGACCAATCTCGATATCGCATTGCGCGGCATTTACGGTGTTTATCCCGGCAGCGATTATCCGGCTTATAAAATTGTGCTCATCGTTTATTGGGGTGAAATTCTCGGCGGGGAGCTGCGGCCGGGCGATGACGCGAAAGACACAAAATTTTTTAAGCTGGCGGAATTGCCGGAGAATATCGCATTTCGCATTCATTCGAATATCCTGAATGCGTTAAAAAATGAAGGTGAAGGACGATGA
- a CDS encoding N-acetylmuramoyl-L-alanine amidase has product MNWICALYRKILRQKSSGCRTRNRKGETNRLPGNSDFAPNAGRGFGLPAGLVFIVLLGVSSLHAQPLKLEVIYPREDLTLTARDSTFIFGNYFPASAKILINGIAARQYPNNTFLAVVPIKPGMFIFRAVAHDSSRTLARWDSTVVERRVYIPNYLITSPGVPLQFDTSYVFPRVALEMRAGDLLGVAVKGTPGMRATFSIDGLAQNLPMAEKPARKQFYWGEAVFGRAQPPNTPEVRGIYTGVYRIRAADTTQNANIRFQLAHDSGEKVELIATGKLSILPEVIPRVVGLTEELTIGRTGPGNGYQLFLPREVKLRITGREGASYRARLTQDESIWIPVANARLLPAGTLPPQTTVQVARTQSFPERTRVTIFMDECVPFRIEQRSQPQRLEVILFGVTSDTDWIRHDYGDPLIGEIRWSQDEDEKYRLSIALNQKQQWGYSASYEGTNLILDIKKTPKLAAPPHSPLQGLFVCVDAGHGPDLGAIGPTGFTEREATFLLAQEVEKKLLAKGANVIQTRVVLEEGITLTARRKFAEVSNADLFISLHYNALPDGVNPFLNRGSSAFYYHAQSYALANKVLRMLLNKLKLPNFGLFYDNLAVCRVTNMPAVLIEPAFIMHPEEEFLILSPRFREATAEAIVAGMEEFLKAARE; this is encoded by the coding sequence GTGAATTGGATATGCGCTCTTTACCGTAAAATTCTCAGGCAAAAATCGAGCGGTTGCCGCACGCGAAACCGGAAAGGCGAGACGAATCGCCTGCCCGGGAATTCTGATTTTGCGCCGAACGCCGGGCGAGGCTTTGGGCTTCCTGCCGGGTTGGTTTTCATCGTGTTGCTTGGCGTTTCTTCCCTTCATGCCCAACCCCTCAAGCTCGAGGTCATTTATCCGCGCGAAGATCTCACGCTGACCGCGCGCGATTCAACCTTCATTTTTGGAAATTATTTTCCCGCGAGCGCCAAGATCCTGATCAACGGCATCGCCGCCCGGCAATATCCCAACAATACATTTCTTGCCGTTGTGCCAATTAAGCCGGGAATGTTTATCTTCCGCGCGGTTGCGCACGACAGCTCACGCACACTCGCGCGGTGGGATTCCACTGTGGTTGAGCGCAGAGTTTATATCCCAAACTATCTCATCACCTCGCCGGGCGTTCCGCTGCAATTCGATACGAGTTACGTTTTTCCTCGCGTCGCTCTTGAAATGCGCGCCGGTGATCTTCTGGGCGTGGCGGTGAAAGGTACGCCCGGCATGCGCGCCACATTTTCGATTGATGGTCTTGCGCAAAATCTTCCCATGGCCGAGAAGCCGGCGCGCAAACAATTCTACTGGGGTGAAGCCGTGTTTGGCCGCGCCCAGCCGCCCAACACGCCCGAGGTGCGCGGCATTTATACCGGCGTCTACCGCATTCGTGCAGCGGATACCACCCAAAACGCCAATATTCGATTTCAACTCGCGCATGATAGCGGCGAAAAAGTCGAGTTAATTGCCACAGGAAAGTTGAGCATTTTGCCGGAAGTGATTCCCCGCGTGGTCGGCTTGACGGAAGAACTGACGATCGGGCGTACTGGTCCGGGGAATGGTTATCAACTCTTTCTGCCGCGCGAGGTGAAGCTGCGCATCACCGGGCGCGAAGGCGCGTCTTATCGCGCGCGCTTAACCCAGGATGAATCGATTTGGATTCCGGTGGCGAATGCTAGGCTCCTGCCTGCCGGCACGCTGCCCCCGCAAACCACGGTGCAAGTGGCGCGCACGCAAAGTTTTCCCGAACGCACGCGGGTGACGATTTTTATGGATGAGTGCGTGCCGTTTCGCATCGAGCAGCGCTCGCAACCGCAACGCCTCGAGGTGATCCTGTTCGGCGTCACTTCAGACACGGATTGGATTCGCCATGATTATGGAGACCCGTTGATTGGCGAGATCCGTTGGTCACAGGACGAAGATGAGAAATATCGCCTGAGCATCGCGCTCAATCAAAAACAACAGTGGGGATACTCGGCTTCTTACGAAGGCACGAACCTCATACTCGATATTAAAAAAACACCAAAGCTCGCCGCGCCGCCGCACAGCCCGTTGCAGGGTCTGTTTGTTTGTGTTGATGCGGGGCACGGTCCCGATTTGGGCGCGATCGGGCCTACCGGATTCACCGAAAGGGAAGCGACGTTTTTACTCGCGCAAGAAGTCGAGAAAAAATTGCTGGCTAAAGGCGCGAATGTGATTCAGACGCGCGTAGTGCTGGAAGAGGGCATTACGCTCACGGCGCGCCGCAAATTTGCCGAGGTGAGCAACGCGGATTTGTTCATCAGTTTGCACTACAACGCGTTGCCGGATGGCGTCAATCCGTTTCTCAATCGCGGCAGCAGCGCCTTTTATTATCACGCACAAAGCTATGCTCTGGCAAATAAAGTCCTCCGCATGTTGCTAAATAAACTAAAACTTCCTAACTTTGGTCTGTTTTATGACAATCTCGCGGTGTGCCGGGTGACCAACATGCCGGCGGTTCTGATCGAACCGGCGTTTATCATGCATCCGGAGGAAGAATTTTTAATCCTGTCGCCGCGTTTTCGTGAAGCAACGGCTGAAGCCATTGTGGCTGGAATGGAGGAGTTTCTAAAAGCGGCGCGGGAGTAA
- a CDS encoding DUF1232 domain-containing protein produces the protein MLRLTLRLLKDGRVPLIGKLAFFAACAYTVSPVDLVPDFILPVLGYADDVALLLAALRFMLKLTPPNVLEEHLGELDMRSLP, from the coding sequence ATGTTGCGCCTGACGTTGCGCTTGCTCAAAGATGGTCGCGTGCCGCTCATCGGGAAGCTTGCATTTTTTGCAGCTTGCGCATACACTGTTTCTCCGGTTGATTTGGTGCCGGATTTCATCCTGCCCGTTCTGGGCTATGCAGACGATGTTGCCCTGCTTCTGGCTGCCTTGCGCTTCATGTTGAAACTAACGCCCCCCAACGTACTCGAGGAGCATCTTGGTGAATTGGATATGCGCTCTTTACCGTAA
- a CDS encoding deoxyribodipyrimidine photolyase produces MMPVPDIRVQTCNTAPVNALGDFVLYWMIAHRRTQWNFSLQRAVEYAQQLNKPLIVLEALRCDYRWASDRLHRFVIEGMRDNAERLQKTKVFYYPYIEPARNAGKGLLAALSRHACVVVTDDFPAFMLPPMIAAAARQLNVRLEKIDSNGILPMRAAGQVFPTAYAFRRFLQKNLHAHLQAFPLADPLRRVSLPVLASLPKQILERWPRATEALFAGEKAAMRKLPIDHSVGTVTTRGGPAAAQETLRNFLEHRLFRYADERNQPQQEVASGLSPYLHFGHISTHQVFAELMQRENWSPALLPPKGSGAKEGWWGVSAPAESFLDEFVTWREVGYNFCSQRGDYDQFESLPNWAQQTLAKHARDRREHVYSRAQFENAETHDALWNAAQMQLLVEGRVHNYLRMLWGKKILQWSRTPQAALELMIELNNKYALDGRNPNSYSGIFWVLGRYDRPWHPERPVFGVIRYMSSENTARKVRVREYINKYLGFKTPTLFDEGST; encoded by the coding sequence GTGATGCCCGTTCCTGATATTCGCGTGCAAACCTGCAACACTGCGCCTGTCAATGCTCTCGGCGACTTTGTTTTGTATTGGATGATTGCCCATCGCCGCACGCAATGGAACTTCAGCCTGCAACGCGCCGTGGAGTATGCACAGCAGCTCAACAAACCTCTGATCGTACTCGAGGCCTTGCGCTGCGACTATCGTTGGGCTAGCGATCGATTGCATCGCTTTGTGATCGAGGGCATGCGCGATAATGCCGAACGGTTGCAAAAGACGAAAGTTTTTTATTATCCCTATATCGAACCGGCGCGAAATGCCGGAAAAGGGCTGCTGGCGGCGCTGTCCCGGCATGCTTGTGTCGTTGTGACGGATGATTTCCCGGCGTTCATGCTGCCACCTATGATCGCGGCGGCGGCGCGGCAGCTCAACGTGAGATTGGAAAAAATCGATTCCAATGGCATCCTGCCCATGCGCGCGGCCGGGCAGGTTTTTCCCACAGCCTATGCGTTCCGGCGTTTTCTGCAAAAGAATTTGCACGCGCATTTGCAGGCTTTTCCTTTGGCAGATCCGTTACGGCGCGTCAGCCTGCCCGTGCTCGCCAGTCTTCCCAAACAAATTCTAGAACGCTGGCCGCGTGCAACCGAGGCTTTGTTTGCAGGTGAAAAGGCAGCCATGCGCAAATTACCGATCGATCACAGCGTCGGAACGGTTACGACGCGCGGCGGGCCGGCGGCAGCACAAGAAACATTAAGAAACTTTTTGGAACATCGGCTTTTCCGTTACGCGGATGAACGCAATCAGCCGCAACAAGAAGTCGCGAGCGGCTTGTCGCCGTATTTGCATTTTGGCCATATTTCGACGCATCAGGTGTTTGCCGAATTGATGCAGCGGGAGAATTGGTCGCCCGCGCTCTTGCCGCCAAAAGGCAGCGGCGCGAAAGAAGGGTGGTGGGGCGTGAGCGCGCCGGCGGAATCTTTTCTTGACGAATTCGTGACGTGGCGCGAAGTGGGATACAATTTCTGCTCGCAGCGGGGGGACTACGATCAGTTTGAGTCGTTGCCGAACTGGGCGCAGCAAACGCTCGCAAAGCATGCGCGCGATCGCCGTGAACATGTTTATTCGCGCGCACAGTTTGAAAATGCCGAGACCCATGACGCTCTGTGGAATGCGGCGCAAATGCAGTTACTGGTGGAAGGCCGGGTGCACAATTATCTGCGCATGCTCTGGGGAAAAAAAATCCTGCAATGGTCGCGCACGCCGCAGGCAGCGTTGGAGCTGATGATTGAATTGAACAACAAATATGCCCTCGACGGACGCAATCCGAATTCCTATTCCGGTATTTTTTGGGTGCTGGGGCGTTATGATCGTCCCTGGCATCCGGAACGTCCGGTCTTCGGCGTGATTCGCTACATGAGTTCGGAGAACACCGCCCGCAAAGTGCGTGTGCGTGAGTATATCAACAAGTATCTTGGTTTCAAAACGCCGACGTTGTTTGACGAAGGTTCAACTTAA